In Xanthomonas sacchari, a genomic segment contains:
- the arfB gene encoding alternative ribosome rescue aminoacyl-tRNA hydrolase ArfB: MGNGAIHISSSLTIPEDEIVERFVRASGAGGQNVNKVATAVELRFDLAGSPSLPEPLRARLLARRDRRITADGVLVIDAQRFRTQDRNRDDARQRLAEFIVAGLSVPKRRIATKPSHGAKLRRLDAKRERSQIKRGRSPGRWE; encoded by the coding sequence ATGGGTAACGGGGCCATCCACATCTCGAGCAGCCTGACGATTCCGGAGGACGAAATCGTCGAGCGCTTCGTGCGCGCCAGCGGCGCCGGCGGGCAGAACGTCAACAAGGTCGCCACCGCGGTCGAGTTGCGCTTCGACCTGGCCGGCTCGCCGTCGCTGCCGGAGCCGCTGCGCGCGCGCCTGCTGGCACGCCGCGACCGCCGCATCACCGCCGACGGCGTGCTGGTGATCGATGCGCAGCGCTTCCGTACCCAGGACCGCAACCGCGACGATGCGCGCCAGCGCCTGGCCGAGTTCATCGTCGCCGGGCTGTCGGTGCCGAAGCGGCGCATCGCCACCAAACCCTCGCACGGTGCCAAGCTGCGACGCCTGGACGCCAAGCGCGAGCGCAGCCAGATCAAACGCGGCCGCTCGCCCGGCCGCTGGGAGTGA
- a CDS encoding DUF1328 domain-containing protein gives MLHYAIIFFVIAIIAAVLGFSGIAGAATNIAWILFVVFLILAVISMFRRGKV, from the coding sequence ATGCTGCATTACGCCATCATCTTCTTCGTGATCGCCATCATCGCCGCGGTGCTCGGTTTCAGCGGCATCGCCGGCGCGGCGACCAACATCGCCTGGATCCTGTTCGTGGTGTTCCTGATCCTGGCGGTGATCTCGATGTTCCGCCGCGGCAAGGTGTAG
- a CDS encoding DUF2059 domain-containing protein: protein MSPTPRFFRWPQRLLLALLLALAAVPALAEPPSDADVNRLLSASRAQNMLDTMLPQIEAMQRQQFAQLTAQHPLDAAQQQKLQQIQERTQATVRKALSWQEMRPLYVNLYKQTFSKQDVLAMAEFYESPAGQSLLDKTPQLMQSLMGAIQQKMTPLFTDLQKDLEQTVNAPPAK from the coding sequence ATGTCCCCGACTCCGCGCTTCTTCCGTTGGCCGCAGCGCCTGCTGCTGGCCTTGCTGCTGGCCCTGGCCGCCGTCCCGGCGCTGGCCGAACCGCCTAGCGACGCCGACGTCAACCGCCTGCTGTCGGCCTCGCGCGCGCAGAACATGCTCGACACCATGCTGCCGCAGATCGAGGCCATGCAGCGCCAGCAGTTCGCCCAGCTCACCGCGCAGCACCCGCTCGACGCCGCCCAGCAGCAGAAGCTGCAGCAGATCCAGGAGCGCACCCAGGCCACCGTGCGCAAGGCGCTGTCCTGGCAGGAGATGCGCCCGCTCTACGTCAACCTCTACAAGCAGACCTTCTCCAAGCAGGATGTGCTGGCGATGGCCGAGTTCTACGAGAGCCCGGCCGGGCAGAGCCTGCTCGACAAGACCCCGCAGCTGATGCAGAGCCTGATGGGCGCGATCCAGCAGAAGATGACCCCGCTGTTCACCGACCTGCAGAAGGACCTGGAGCAGACGGTCAACGCACCGCCGGCCAAGTAA
- a CDS encoding O-methyltransferase: MVAALTADTLDRTQLLAVRTELGAEGPRHDAGQAERAQRLLNITPDTGELLAVLVRATGARRVLEIGTSNGYSTLWLAEAAAALGGSVVTLEYAAHKIALAQRNFARARVEGCVELVHADAGAWLADAASAAFDLLFLDAERTLYCDWWPQLRRVLRPGGLLVVDNALSHAAEMAPFAALLQADAAFTCTTLPVGNGELLAVKDA; this comes from the coding sequence ATGGTGGCGGCGTTGACCGCAGACACCCTCGACCGCACCCAACTGCTGGCGGTGCGGACCGAACTCGGCGCGGAGGGGCCGCGCCACGACGCCGGCCAGGCCGAGCGCGCGCAGCGCCTGCTCAACATCACCCCGGACACCGGCGAACTGCTGGCGGTGCTGGTGCGCGCCACCGGCGCGCGGCGGGTGCTGGAGATCGGCACCTCCAACGGCTATTCCACGCTGTGGCTGGCCGAGGCCGCGGCGGCGCTGGGCGGCAGCGTGGTCACGCTGGAATACGCCGCGCACAAGATCGCGCTGGCGCAGCGCAACTTCGCCCGCGCCCGCGTGGAAGGCTGCGTCGAGCTGGTCCACGCCGATGCCGGCGCCTGGCTGGCCGACGCCGCGTCGGCCGCATTCGATCTGCTGTTCCTGGACGCCGAGCGCACGCTGTACTGCGACTGGTGGCCGCAGCTGCGCCGCGTGTTGCGGCCGGGCGGGTTGCTGGTGGTGGACAACGCGCTGTCGCACGCGGCGGAGATGGCGCCGTTCGCCGCGCTGCTGCAGGCCGATGCGGCATTCACCTGCACCACGCTGCCGGTCGGCAACGGCGAACTGCTGGCGGTCAAGGACGCGTAG
- the oleD gene encoding 2-alkyl-3-oxoalkanoate reductase yields MKIVVTGGGGFLGQALCRGLVARGYQVVSYNRGHYPELQALGVAQVRGDLADAQALQHALAGADAVFHNAAKAGAWGSYDSYYQPNVVGTENVLAACRAHGVGRLIYTSTPSVTHRATHPVEGLGADQVPYGENFQAPYAATKAIAERMVLAANDAQLAVVALRPRLIWGPGDNQILPKLVARAQAGRVRLVGGGDNKVDSTYIDNAAQAHFDAFEHLAVGAPCAGKAYFISNGEPLPMRELLNRLLAAVGAPAVTKTLSFKAAYRIGAACETLWPLLRLRGEPPLTRFLAEQLCTPHWYSMEPARRDFGYVPQVTIAQGLQRLASSWHHDTSVTR; encoded by the coding sequence ATGAAGATCGTGGTGACAGGCGGTGGTGGCTTCCTCGGCCAGGCGCTGTGTCGCGGGCTGGTCGCGCGCGGGTACCAGGTGGTCAGCTACAACCGCGGCCACTACCCGGAGCTGCAGGCGCTGGGCGTGGCCCAGGTGCGTGGCGACCTGGCCGACGCGCAGGCGCTGCAGCATGCGCTGGCCGGCGCCGACGCGGTGTTCCACAACGCCGCCAAGGCCGGTGCCTGGGGCAGCTACGACAGCTACTACCAGCCCAACGTGGTCGGTACCGAGAACGTGCTGGCCGCCTGTCGGGCGCATGGTGTCGGACGCCTGATCTACACCTCCACGCCCAGCGTGACCCACCGTGCCACCCACCCGGTCGAAGGCCTGGGCGCGGACCAGGTGCCCTACGGCGAGAACTTCCAGGCGCCGTACGCGGCGACCAAGGCGATCGCCGAACGCATGGTGCTGGCCGCCAACGACGCGCAACTGGCGGTGGTGGCGCTGCGCCCGCGGCTGATCTGGGGGCCGGGCGACAACCAGATCCTGCCCAAGCTGGTGGCGCGCGCGCAGGCCGGGCGCGTGCGTCTGGTCGGCGGCGGCGACAACAAGGTCGATTCCACCTACATCGACAATGCCGCGCAGGCGCACTTCGACGCCTTCGAGCATCTGGCGGTGGGCGCGCCCTGCGCCGGCAAGGCCTATTTCATTTCCAACGGCGAGCCGTTGCCGATGCGCGAACTGCTCAACAGGCTGCTGGCCGCGGTCGGTGCGCCGGCGGTGACCAAGACGCTCTCCTTCAAGGCCGCCTACCGCATCGGCGCCGCCTGCGAGACCCTGTGGCCGCTGTTGCGCCTGCGCGGCGAGCCGCCGTTGACGCGGTTCCTGGCCGAACAGCTCTGCACCCCGCACTGGTACAGCATGGAACCGGCGCGGCGCGATTTCGGCTACGTGCCGCAGGTGACGATCGCGCAAGGCCTGCAGCGGCTGGCGTCCTCATGGCACCACGACACCTCCGTCACCCGCTGA
- a CDS encoding ubiquinone biosynthesis accessory factor UbiJ has protein sequence MSGSPFDALKPLAGRALEAALNRALALDPETGEALRDLDGQRVALTLEAPALALQIRVDGTQLRVGPVDPAQEPELAVRSTLGGLFAQLPFLAQARRTGGPGGRVRVSGDAELARRLQQLATRFDPDWQRPFVQVFGEVLGVQVANTARSTLQQARRSAQDLAQSAAEYVTEESRDVVARAELDAFYDDVDVLRDDIERLAARVARLQPERGA, from the coding sequence ATGTCTGGATCCCCCTTCGATGCTCTCAAGCCCCTGGCCGGCCGCGCGCTGGAAGCGGCGCTCAATCGCGCGCTGGCGCTGGACCCGGAAACCGGCGAGGCCTTGCGCGACCTCGATGGCCAGCGCGTGGCGCTGACCCTGGAGGCGCCGGCGCTGGCGCTGCAGATCCGCGTCGACGGCACGCAGCTGCGGGTCGGCCCGGTGGATCCGGCGCAGGAGCCGGAGCTGGCGGTGCGCAGCACGCTCGGCGGCCTGTTCGCGCAGTTGCCGTTCCTGGCCCAGGCGCGGCGCACCGGCGGCCCGGGCGGGCGGGTGCGGGTCTCCGGCGATGCCGAACTGGCGCGGCGCCTGCAGCAGCTGGCGACGCGCTTCGACCCGGACTGGCAGCGGCCGTTCGTGCAGGTGTTCGGCGAGGTGCTCGGCGTGCAGGTGGCCAACACCGCGCGTTCGACGCTGCAGCAGGCCCGGCGCAGCGCGCAGGACCTGGCGCAGAGCGCGGCCGAGTACGTCACCGAGGAATCGCGCGACGTGGTCGCACGTGCCGAACTGGACGCCTTCTACGACGATGTCGACGTGCTGCGCGACGACATCGAACGCCTGGCCGCGCGGGTGGCGCGGCTGCAGCCGGAGCGCGGCGCATGA
- a CDS encoding pseudouridine synthase, translating to MNTDPPLQILYQDALLAVVDKPARLMVHDSKLARGEDDFLADRLRAQLGRPIFLVHRLDRATSGCLLLAFDRDTASVLGKALMGGDVDKDYLAICRGWPAQERFVVDHDLDGGPGKPLKKPAQTRFERLACGELPVPSGEFATSRYALLRCSPVTGRFRQIRRHLKHLSHHLIGDTSHGDGRHNRIFRMQGVHRMLLHAERLAFPHPDGQRIAVTAPLDAEFVRAFGLFGWDAGPWQAQAG from the coding sequence GTGAATACCGATCCCCCTTTGCAGATCCTGTACCAGGACGCACTACTCGCCGTGGTCGACAAGCCCGCCAGGCTGATGGTCCACGACAGCAAGCTGGCCCGCGGCGAGGACGATTTCCTCGCCGATCGCCTGCGTGCGCAGCTGGGCCGGCCGATCTTCCTGGTGCACCGGCTCGACCGCGCCACCAGCGGCTGCCTGCTGCTGGCCTTCGACCGTGATACCGCCAGCGTGCTGGGCAAGGCGCTGATGGGGGGCGACGTGGACAAGGATTATCTGGCGATCTGCCGCGGCTGGCCGGCGCAGGAACGCTTCGTCGTCGACCACGACCTCGACGGCGGCCCCGGCAAGCCGCTGAAGAAACCGGCGCAGACCCGCTTCGAGCGCTTGGCCTGCGGCGAACTGCCGGTGCCCTCGGGCGAGTTCGCCACCTCGCGCTACGCGCTGCTGCGCTGTAGCCCGGTGACCGGGCGCTTCCGGCAGATCCGCCGCCATCTCAAGCACCTCTCGCACCACCTGATCGGCGACACCAGCCATGGCGATGGCCGCCACAACCGCATCTTCCGCATGCAGGGCGTGCACCGCATGCTGCTGCACGCCGAACGCCTGGCGTTTCCGCATCCGGACGGGCAGCGGATCGCGGTCACGGCGCCGCTGGATGCGGAGTTCGTGCGGGCGTTCGGGTTGTTTGGCTGGGATGCCGGGCCTTGGCAGGCGCAGGCGGGATAG
- a CDS encoding lysophospholipid acyltransferase family protein, translating into MVKPSRFMRWLGRTALRLTGWRVVGEFPNVPKLVMIVAPHSSNWDGFLGFAVKFAVGFEVRVLGKTQLFWWPLGPLLRKLGGIPLDRKSPRGVVEQAVALIRGAERMWYVITPEGTRKRVEKWKTGFWKIAHGAQVPIFPVYFDYPSRTVGLGEVVWTSEDMQADIAAIRDWYRPWRGKHRDTL; encoded by the coding sequence ATGGTCAAGCCCAGCCGCTTCATGCGCTGGCTCGGCCGCACCGCCTTGCGGTTGACCGGCTGGCGGGTGGTGGGCGAGTTCCCCAACGTGCCGAAACTGGTGATGATCGTGGCGCCGCATTCGTCCAACTGGGACGGGTTCCTGGGCTTCGCGGTCAAGTTCGCGGTGGGCTTCGAGGTGCGCGTGCTGGGCAAGACCCAGCTGTTCTGGTGGCCGCTGGGGCCGCTGCTGCGCAAGCTCGGCGGCATCCCGCTGGACCGCAAGTCGCCGCGCGGGGTGGTGGAACAGGCGGTGGCACTGATCCGCGGTGCCGAGCGCATGTGGTACGTGATCACGCCTGAGGGCACGCGCAAGCGCGTGGAGAAGTGGAAGACCGGGTTCTGGAAGATCGCCCACGGCGCGCAGGTGCCGATTTTCCCGGTGTACTTCGACTACCCCAGCCGCACCGTCGGCCTCGGCGAAGTGGTGTGGACCAGCGAGGACATGCAGGCCGACATCGCCGCGATCCGCGATTGGTATCGTCCGTGGCGCGGCAAGCATCGCGATACGTTGTGA
- a CDS encoding YkgJ family cysteine cluster protein, which translates to MSHPCLTCGACCAYFRVSFHWSEADPALGGRVPFELTEPLRTHERVMRGTSQAQPRCIALDADIGRYSRCSIHERRPSVCAAVPASLEFGERSAQCDKSRLAHGLPLLTPADWDGVVERNLPDA; encoded by the coding sequence ATGTCCCATCCCTGCCTCACCTGCGGCGCCTGCTGCGCCTACTTCCGCGTCAGTTTCCACTGGAGCGAGGCCGATCCCGCGCTGGGCGGCAGGGTCCCGTTCGAGCTGACCGAACCGCTGCGCACCCATGAGCGGGTGATGCGCGGCACCTCGCAGGCGCAGCCGCGCTGCATCGCCCTGGACGCCGACATCGGCCGCTACAGCCGCTGCAGCATCCACGAGCGGCGCCCGTCGGTGTGCGCGGCGGTGCCGGCCTCGCTGGAGTTCGGCGAACGCAGCGCGCAGTGCGACAAGTCGCGACTGGCGCATGGGCTGCCGCTGCTGACCCCGGCCGACTGGGACGGCGTGGTCGAACGCAATCTGCCGGACGCCTGA
- the oleC gene encoding olefin beta-lactone synthetase, producing the protein MTTTCNIAATLPRLARERPDQIAMRCPGRPGPGGMAAYDVTLSYAQLDARSDAIAAGLGGYGIGRGTRTVVMVRPSPEFFLLMFALFKAGAVPVLVDPGIDRRALKQCLDEAQPEAFIGIPLAQLARRLLGWARSATRIVTVGRRWAWGGTTLARLERAGQGVGSQLADTAADDVAAILFTSGSTGVPKGVVYRHRHFVGQIELMRNAFDMQPGGIDLPTFPPFALFDPALGLTSVIPDMDPTRPAKVDPRKLHDAMQRFGVTQLFGSPALMRVLADYGKPLTNVRCATSAGAPVPPDVVARIRSLLPEDGRFWTPYGATECLPVAVIEGRALQDTRAATERGAGTCVGTVVPPNQVRIIAIDDAAIPEWSGVREVPTGTVGEITVAGPTATDTYFNRDAATRLAKIRERLDDGSERIVHRMGDVGYFDAQGRLWFCGRKTQRVETAQGPLYTEQVEPIFNALPGIGRTALVGIGEPGRQRPVLCYELEVNTMLSSGPELQALQQQLRATAAAYAHTAGIVDFLSHPGFPVDIRHNAKIGREKLALWAAEQGK; encoded by the coding sequence ATGACCACGACCTGCAATATCGCGGCCACGCTGCCGCGGCTGGCGCGCGAGCGTCCGGACCAGATCGCCATGCGTTGCCCCGGCCGGCCCGGCCCCGGCGGCATGGCGGCCTACGACGTGACCCTGAGCTATGCGCAACTGGACGCGCGCAGCGATGCCATCGCCGCCGGGCTGGGCGGCTACGGCATCGGCCGCGGCACCCGGACCGTGGTGATGGTGCGGCCATCGCCGGAGTTCTTCCTGCTGATGTTCGCGCTGTTCAAGGCCGGCGCGGTGCCGGTGCTGGTCGATCCGGGCATCGACCGGCGCGCGCTCAAGCAATGCCTGGACGAGGCGCAGCCGGAGGCCTTCATCGGCATTCCGCTGGCGCAGCTGGCGCGGCGCCTGCTCGGCTGGGCGCGCTCGGCCACGCGCATCGTCACCGTCGGCCGGCGCTGGGCCTGGGGCGGCACCACCCTGGCGCGGCTCGAGCGTGCCGGCCAGGGCGTCGGTAGCCAGCTGGCCGACACGGCCGCGGACGACGTCGCCGCGATCCTGTTCACCAGCGGCTCCACCGGTGTGCCCAAGGGCGTGGTCTACCGGCACCGGCATTTCGTCGGCCAGATCGAGCTGATGCGCAATGCCTTCGACATGCAGCCCGGCGGGATCGACCTGCCGACCTTCCCGCCGTTCGCGCTGTTCGACCCGGCGCTGGGGCTGACCTCGGTGATTCCGGACATGGACCCGACGCGTCCGGCCAAGGTCGATCCGCGCAAGCTGCACGATGCGATGCAGCGCTTCGGCGTGACCCAGCTGTTCGGCTCGCCGGCGCTGATGCGGGTGCTGGCCGACTACGGCAAGCCGTTGACCAACGTGCGCTGCGCCACCTCGGCCGGCGCGCCGGTGCCGCCGGACGTGGTGGCGCGGATCCGCAGCCTGTTGCCGGAGGATGGGCGGTTCTGGACGCCCTACGGCGCCACCGAGTGCCTGCCGGTGGCGGTGATCGAGGGCCGCGCGTTGCAGGACACCCGCGCGGCCACAGAGCGCGGCGCCGGCACCTGCGTCGGCACGGTGGTGCCGCCCAACCAGGTGCGCATCATCGCCATCGACGACGCCGCGATTCCCGAGTGGAGCGGCGTGCGCGAAGTCCCGACCGGCACCGTCGGCGAGATCACCGTCGCCGGCCCGACCGCCACCGACACCTATTTCAATCGCGACGCGGCCACGCGCCTGGCCAAGATCCGCGAGCGCCTGGACGACGGCAGCGAACGCATCGTGCACCGCATGGGCGACGTCGGCTATTTCGACGCGCAGGGCCGCCTGTGGTTCTGTGGGCGCAAGACCCAGCGCGTGGAGACCGCGCAGGGGCCGCTGTACACCGAACAGGTGGAGCCGATCTTCAACGCGCTGCCGGGTATCGGCCGCACCGCCCTGGTCGGCATCGGCGAACCCGGCCGGCAGCGGCCGGTGCTGTGCTACGAGCTGGAAGTGAACACCATGCTGTCGAGCGGCCCGGAGCTGCAGGCGCTCCAGCAACAACTGCGCGCCACCGCGGCCGCGTATGCGCACACCGCCGGCATCGTCGACTTCCTGAGCCACCCGGGGTTCCCGGTGGACATCCGCCACAACGCCAAGATCGGCCGCGAGAAGCTGGCGCTGTGGGCCGCGGAACAGGGCAAATGA
- the ubiB gene encoding ubiquinone biosynthesis regulatory protein kinase UbiB, with the protein MKAMFRASRIGRVILRYRLDDLLDGTPAERWLRLAKPFVPRASPDIAAQSRGARLRLALQDLGPIFVKFGQILSTRRDLMPPDVAEELTLLQDRVRPFDGEAARRIVEQALGRPIAVAFASFDTEPLASASIAQVHAATLHDGREVVVKVLRPDIERQIDADIALLKSAAALVERTHPRADKIRPREVVAEIETTLAAELDLQREGANASVLRRFWLHSDDLYVPEVIWTHTAERALTLERVRGIPSDDIVSLDAAGIDRRALAAKGVRVFYTQVFRDNFFHADAHAGNIWVDSDPARRDNPRFIALDFGIMGQLSQEDQYYLAENFMAIFNKDYRRMAELHVEAGWMPANVRIDELEAAARSVCEPYFTRPLSQISLAEVLIKLFRVAQRYQLTLQPQLILLQKTLLNIEGVGRQLDPELDIWAVARPVLERILIERYSPQRALHELRKRLPEIMTHAPDMPRLIHGWLRQQVEGRHELSMRSRDLFELNLLVRRMQRRVVAAIAGVGLLTVATLLYALDAGGPQLGGVSLWAWISGGAGAVALLSAWWRR; encoded by the coding sequence ATGAAGGCGATGTTCCGCGCCAGCCGCATCGGCCGGGTGATCCTGCGCTACCGCCTGGACGACCTGCTCGACGGCACTCCGGCCGAACGCTGGCTGCGCCTGGCCAAGCCGTTCGTGCCGCGCGCCAGCCCCGACATCGCCGCGCAGTCGCGCGGGGCGCGCCTGCGCCTGGCGCTGCAGGACCTGGGGCCGATCTTCGTCAAGTTCGGGCAGATCCTGTCCACCCGCCGCGACCTGATGCCGCCGGACGTGGCCGAGGAGCTGACCCTGCTGCAGGACCGGGTGCGCCCGTTCGACGGCGAGGCCGCGCGGCGCATCGTCGAGCAGGCGCTGGGGCGGCCGATCGCGGTGGCCTTCGCCAGTTTCGACACCGAACCGCTGGCGTCGGCCTCGATCGCGCAGGTGCATGCGGCCACGTTGCACGACGGCCGCGAAGTGGTGGTCAAGGTGCTGCGCCCGGACATCGAGCGGCAGATCGACGCCGACATCGCCTTGCTGAAATCGGCTGCCGCGCTGGTCGAACGCACCCATCCGCGCGCCGACAAGATCCGCCCGCGCGAGGTGGTGGCCGAGATCGAGACCACCCTGGCCGCGGAGTTGGACCTGCAGCGCGAGGGCGCCAACGCCAGCGTGCTGCGCCGTTTCTGGCTGCACTCGGACGACCTGTACGTGCCCGAGGTGATCTGGACCCACACCGCCGAGCGCGCGCTGACCCTGGAGCGGGTGCGCGGCATCCCGTCCGACGACATCGTCTCGCTGGACGCCGCCGGCATCGACCGCCGCGCGCTGGCGGCCAAGGGCGTGCGGGTGTTCTACACCCAGGTGTTCCGCGACAACTTCTTCCACGCCGATGCGCATGCCGGCAACATCTGGGTCGACAGCGACCCGGCGCGCCGCGACAACCCGCGCTTCATCGCGCTGGACTTCGGCATCATGGGCCAGCTCTCGCAGGAAGATCAGTACTACCTGGCCGAGAACTTCATGGCCATCTTCAACAAGGACTACCGGCGCATGGCCGAGCTGCACGTGGAGGCCGGCTGGATGCCGGCCAACGTGCGCATCGACGAGCTGGAGGCGGCGGCGCGCTCGGTGTGCGAGCCGTACTTCACCCGGCCGCTGTCGCAGATCTCGCTGGCCGAGGTGCTGATCAAGCTGTTCCGCGTGGCCCAGCGCTACCAGCTGACCCTGCAGCCGCAGCTGATCCTGTTGCAGAAGACTCTGCTGAACATCGAAGGCGTGGGCCGCCAGCTCGACCCGGAACTGGACATCTGGGCGGTGGCGCGGCCGGTGCTCGAACGCATCCTGATCGAGCGCTACAGCCCGCAGCGGGCGCTGCACGAACTGCGCAAGCGCCTGCCGGAGATCATGACCCACGCGCCGGACATGCCGCGGCTGATCCACGGCTGGCTGCGCCAGCAGGTCGAGGGCCGGCACGAGCTGTCGATGCGCTCGCGCGACCTGTTCGAACTCAACCTGCTGGTGCGGCGCATGCAGCGGCGGGTGGTGGCGGCGATCGCCGGCGTCGGCCTGCTCACCGTGGCCACGCTGTTGTACGCGCTCGATGCCGGTGGCCCGCAGCTGGGCGGGGTGTCGCTGTGGGCCTGGATCAGCGGCGGCGCCGGCGCTGTGGCGTTGCTCTCGGCATGGTGGCGGCGTTGA
- a CDS encoding alpha/beta hydrolase family protein, with protein MRQWIVCAGLALACSTGAHAQSPTLDLTPYLQHDRFDRVKISPTGAYYAVTAPLEDRTVLAVVRRSDKEISAKIMGPADSVVDDFWWANDERIVVSMAERYGTRDQPTAIGQLHAVDADGKNSRLLASPYGINENVNGATFKSSLDPSVFMLDTLSSDPRSVLVSVVEQSSDPKIRVEKLDIYNRRRTAVASVPVPRADFVTDHAGHVRFAQGADVANNSKLFYRNDDASPWQLVNDEARSGHRSFPLGFSADDGTAYLQVEQANGPDAVVSWDPHNDRTTTLIRDDKVDPYRILRDLDGKTPVGVSFMSDRVRNVFFDENAPTARLYRSLENAFNGDAVFVTSATADRRLAMVYVWSDRNNGDYYLYDTTSKHAAHVFSRREWFAPDKMPHSREIGFKARDGMALHGYLTLPLNAEAGKPLPMVLLPHGGPFGIFDGWEFDDDAQLLAAAGYAVLRVNYRGSGNYGRAYTQAGAKEWGGSMQDDLTDATHWAINQGIADSKHICIYGASYGAYAALMGAAKEPELYRCAAGYVGVYDLENMYRDQARRARWARSWAGDWLGERGSLAARSPVNLAAKIRVPVFLAAGGKDERAPVEHTERMEQALKKAGVPVESLYFPNEGHGFYTEPHRRAYYTQLLAFLSRHLGGAQAQ; from the coding sequence ATGCGACAGTGGATCGTGTGCGCAGGGCTTGCGCTGGCCTGCAGTACGGGCGCGCATGCGCAATCGCCGACATTGGATTTGACGCCGTATCTGCAGCACGATCGGTTTGACAGGGTAAAGATCTCGCCGACCGGCGCTTATTACGCTGTCACTGCGCCGTTGGAGGACCGCACCGTGCTGGCGGTGGTGCGTCGCAGCGACAAGGAGATTTCGGCCAAGATCATGGGACCGGCCGACTCTGTGGTGGACGACTTCTGGTGGGCCAACGATGAACGCATCGTGGTGTCGATGGCCGAGCGTTATGGTACCCGCGACCAGCCAACGGCCATCGGTCAGTTGCATGCCGTGGATGCCGACGGCAAGAATTCCCGCCTGCTCGCCAGCCCTTATGGGATCAACGAGAACGTCAACGGCGCGACCTTCAAGTCCAGCCTCGATCCGTCGGTGTTCATGCTGGATACCCTGTCGAGCGATCCGCGGTCGGTGCTGGTCTCTGTAGTGGAGCAGAGCAGCGATCCCAAGATCCGTGTCGAAAAGCTGGACATCTACAACCGTCGTCGCACCGCGGTGGCAAGTGTGCCGGTGCCGCGTGCGGATTTCGTCACCGATCACGCGGGGCACGTGCGCTTTGCCCAAGGCGCCGATGTCGCCAACAATAGCAAGCTGTTTTACCGCAACGACGACGCCAGTCCGTGGCAGTTGGTCAACGACGAAGCGCGCAGTGGCCATCGCAGCTTCCCGCTAGGATTTTCGGCCGACGACGGCACCGCCTATCTGCAGGTGGAACAGGCCAACGGTCCCGACGCGGTGGTGTCCTGGGATCCGCACAACGACCGCACCACCACGCTGATCCGCGATGACAAGGTCGACCCGTACCGGATTCTGCGCGATCTGGACGGCAAAACCCCGGTCGGCGTGTCGTTCATGAGCGACCGTGTGCGCAACGTTTTCTTTGACGAAAACGCACCGACGGCGCGGCTGTATCGCTCGCTGGAAAATGCCTTCAATGGCGATGCCGTGTTCGTCACGTCCGCCACCGCCGATCGACGGCTGGCCATGGTGTATGTGTGGAGCGACCGCAACAACGGCGACTACTACCTGTACGACACCACCAGCAAGCACGCCGCACACGTGTTCAGCCGGCGCGAATGGTTCGCGCCCGACAAGATGCCGCACAGCCGTGAGATCGGCTTCAAGGCGCGCGACGGCATGGCGCTGCACGGCTATCTGACCCTGCCGTTGAACGCCGAGGCCGGCAAGCCGCTGCCGATGGTGCTGCTGCCCCATGGCGGCCCGTTCGGCATCTTCGATGGCTGGGAATTCGATGACGATGCGCAACTGCTGGCGGCCGCCGGCTACGCGGTGTTGCGGGTCAACTACCGCGGCTCGGGCAATTACGGCCGCGCCTATACCCAGGCTGGCGCCAAGGAATGGGGTGGCAGCATGCAGGACGATCTCACGGACGCCACGCATTGGGCGATTAACCAGGGGATCGCGGATAGCAAGCATATCTGCATCTACGGTGCCAGCTACGGCGCCTATGCTGCACTGATGGGCGCGGCGAAGGAACCAGAGCTGTACCGCTGCGCGGCCGGCTACGTTGGCGTCTACGACCTGGAGAACATGTACCGCGACCAGGCCAGGCGTGCGCGCTGGGCCAGGAGTTGGGCCGGCGACTGGCTGGGCGAGCGCGGCAGCTTGGCCGCACGTTCGCCGGTCAATCTGGCGGCGAAGATCCGGGTACCTGTGTTCCTGGCCGCCGGCGGCAAGGACGAACGTGCGCCGGTCGAGCACACCGAGCGCATGGAGCAGGCATTGAAGAAGGCAGGGGTGCCCGTGGAGTCGCTGTACTTCCCGAACGAAGGCCACGGTTTCTATACCGAGCCGCACCGGCGCGCGTACTACACGCAGTTGCTGGCGTTCCTGAGCCGGCACCTGGGCGGCGCGCAGGCGCAGTAG